A stretch of the Luteimonas sp. JM171 genome encodes the following:
- a CDS encoding 3-hydroxybutyrate oligomer hydrolase family protein: MKAESAHVRSIRTPLRAVLPALAALLLASCASAGQAPASATVNFSGLRVSEHRGEDDLLTGGQGLAGLRAPAAPAFADPQAPTAGELRQRAMWSNWRGIADLRPGGMGEAYGSLEAVPGREFHALARVPGARHPHRVMLQLPDAFDAGKPCVVVTASSGSRGIYGSIAVAGAWGLPRGCAVAYTDKGAGSDYFDLDAGVGFDASGNAAAEPGDAVFAPDAVPGAGGVAIAHAHSQDNPEADWGRHVRQAAEFAMHQLNEALPGAGPFDFDNTRVIAVGVSNGGGAVLRAAELEGNWLDAVVAGEPNVFSGGEGSRSLYDYTTQAALLMPCALAGREGLPVSPLTPASTPLRAARCASLAQAGLVEGADLAAQSESAWRQLRDSGWTPEALEAGALSVDFDLWRSVAVTYASAYGRYRAGEHPCGFSFSAQNPDFSPRPATAAERAAWWSDAGGIPPGNGVGIIDPLLAAPDLGWEGLQCLRTLATGDGEDARRVQAGVAATRAALPREGLPVVLVHGVDDGLIPIAFTSDPYAAWARDAGRDVALWRVNDAQHFDGFLILPDYGSRYVPLIPYVHAALDQVADYLDGAARMPTDADISPLARAGGRAPGLEQLAIP; this comes from the coding sequence ATGAAGGCAGAATCCGCACATGTCCGCTCCATCCGCACGCCTTTGCGCGCCGTCCTCCCTGCGCTCGCAGCGCTGCTCCTGGCGTCCTGTGCGTCGGCCGGTCAGGCGCCGGCCAGTGCGACCGTGAACTTCAGCGGGCTGCGCGTCAGCGAGCACCGCGGTGAGGACGACCTGCTCACGGGCGGGCAGGGACTGGCCGGGCTGCGGGCACCGGCGGCGCCCGCGTTCGCCGATCCCCAGGCACCGACTGCGGGCGAACTCCGGCAGCGGGCGATGTGGTCCAACTGGCGCGGCATCGCCGACCTGCGCCCGGGGGGCATGGGCGAGGCGTATGGCAGCCTGGAGGCAGTGCCCGGTCGCGAGTTCCACGCGCTGGCCCGGGTTCCCGGCGCCCGCCATCCGCACCGGGTGATGCTGCAGCTGCCCGACGCATTCGACGCCGGCAAGCCGTGCGTGGTGGTGACCGCTTCCTCGGGCTCGCGCGGGATCTACGGCTCGATCGCCGTCGCCGGCGCCTGGGGCCTGCCGCGCGGCTGCGCGGTGGCCTATACCGACAAGGGCGCCGGCAGCGACTACTTCGACCTGGATGCCGGAGTCGGGTTCGATGCCAGCGGCAATGCGGCCGCCGAGCCTGGGGACGCGGTGTTTGCTCCGGACGCCGTGCCCGGTGCCGGCGGCGTGGCCATTGCGCACGCGCACTCGCAGGACAACCCCGAGGCCGACTGGGGCCGGCACGTGCGCCAGGCGGCCGAGTTTGCGATGCATCAGCTCAACGAAGCGCTGCCGGGAGCCGGCCCGTTCGACTTCGACAACACGCGGGTCATCGCCGTCGGCGTTTCCAATGGCGGCGGCGCCGTGTTGCGCGCCGCGGAGCTGGAGGGCAACTGGCTTGACGCGGTGGTGGCGGGGGAGCCGAACGTTTTTTCCGGTGGCGAAGGCTCGCGCAGCCTGTACGACTACACCACCCAGGCGGCGCTGCTGATGCCCTGCGCGCTGGCCGGGCGCGAAGGCCTCCCGGTCTCGCCGCTGACACCGGCGTCGACGCCGCTCAGGGCCGCCCGCTGCGCATCCCTGGCCCAAGCGGGCCTGGTTGAAGGCGCCGACCTGGCGGCGCAGTCGGAATCGGCATGGCGCCAGCTGCGCGACTCGGGCTGGACCCCGGAAGCCCTCGAGGCGGGTGCCCTGTCCGTGGATTTCGACCTGTGGCGCTCGGTCGCCGTGACCTACGCTTCGGCCTATGGGCGCTATCGGGCCGGGGAGCACCCCTGCGGGTTCTCCTTCTCCGCCCAGAACCCGGACTTCAGCCCGCGTCCGGCCACGGCCGCCGAGCGGGCGGCGTGGTGGAGTGATGCCGGCGGCATCCCGCCCGGCAACGGCGTTGGGATCATCGATCCGCTGCTGGCGGCCCCGGACCTGGGCTGGGAAGGGCTGCAGTGCCTGCGGACACTGGCGACCGGCGACGGCGAAGACGCGCGGCGGGTACAGGCGGGGGTCGCGGCGACCCGCGCCGCGCTTCCGCGGGAAGGCCTGCCGGTGGTGCTGGTGCACGGGGTGGATGATGGCCTCATCCCGATTGCCTTCACCAGCGATCCCTATGCGGCCTGGGCCCGCGATGCCGGTCGGGACGTGGCCCTGTGGCGCGTGAACGATGCCCAGCATTTCGACGGCTTCCTGATCCTGCCTGACTACGGTTCGCGGTACGTGCCGCTCATCCCCTATGTGCATGCGGCGCTGGACCAGGTCGCGGACTACCTGGACGGCGCCGCCCGGATGCCCACGGATGCCGACATCTCGCCGCTGGCCCGGGCGGGCGGCCGGGCCCCGGGGCTGGAGCAACTGGCGATCCCGTAA
- a CDS encoding CDP-alcohol phosphatidyltransferase family protein: protein MTDNTPRPQRGRHFSMLRGFHLADWFTLANALCGTWAVFSAMRFLQYGDPVDLMLGMSLIPLAFVFDALDGRIARWRKVASTLGRELDSLSDVISFGVAPAAIGYACGMQGGWDWLVLGYFVACGVSRLARYNVTAELLAGDEGKVKYFEGTPIPTSMFIVLGLAVLAWQGRLGDALWLGEWQVGPATLHPLSLVYALSGTLMISRTLRIPKP from the coding sequence ATGACGGACAACACGCCCAGGCCGCAGCGCGGCCGCCACTTCTCGATGCTCCGCGGCTTCCATCTGGCCGACTGGTTCACCCTGGCCAATGCCCTGTGCGGCACCTGGGCCGTGTTCTCGGCCATGCGGTTCCTGCAATACGGGGACCCGGTGGACCTGATGCTGGGGATGTCGCTGATTCCGCTGGCCTTCGTGTTCGATGCCCTGGACGGGCGCATCGCCCGCTGGCGCAAGGTCGCTTCCACCCTGGGGCGGGAGCTGGACTCGCTCTCTGACGTGATCTCGTTCGGGGTGGCGCCGGCGGCCATCGGTTACGCCTGCGGCATGCAGGGCGGCTGGGACTGGCTGGTGCTCGGCTACTTCGTGGCCTGTGGCGTGAGCCGGCTGGCCCGCTACAACGTCACCGCCGAGTTGCTGGCCGGTGACGAGGGCAAGGTGAAGTACTTCGAGGGCACCCCGATTCCCACCAGCATGTTCATCGTGCTCGGCCTGGCGGTGCTGGCTTGGCAGGGCCGGCTGGGCGACGCGCTGTGGCTGGGCGAGTGGCAGGTGGGGCCGGCCACCCTGCACCCGCTGAGCCTGGTGTATGCGCTGTCGGGCACCCTGATGATCAGCCGCACCCTGCGCATTCCAAAGCCCTGA
- the phaE gene encoding class III poly(R)-hydroxyalkanoic acid synthase subunit PhaE has protein sequence MANQDWQPGPWGSPDFEQLAQRYWTAWSDAMRDAAAGGAGQAGVRAGMQAWHDAFEWWARQAYGNRLGVNDAVGRFNAQARDWLGQMQQIATRFAGQDHSACDIAAAWREAMGASGENPFPEMFRAMRGHGLQGLEQWIEDASPYLDAMLAETRGWLGMPAFGLAREHQGRAQQLAQAFMDYQQASSAYNGLMLKATQSAFEVFERKLAEREEPGRQIDSPRALFDLWVDAAEESYAEIALSPEFRTVYGELVNAQMRVRAGVQAQIEQVAAMFDMPTRTELDGAHRKIVELERAVRRLRDALEASQAGGAETSAPAPSTRSAAGKAAKKAARTTAKKTARPAKKAAARKATPTRTAAKKAAAKKAASKKAAKKTGGAAGAARRREG, from the coding sequence ATGGCGAACCAGGACTGGCAGCCGGGCCCTTGGGGCTCGCCGGACTTCGAACAGCTGGCACAGCGCTACTGGACGGCCTGGAGCGACGCCATGCGCGACGCGGCTGCCGGCGGAGCCGGTCAGGCCGGCGTGCGCGCGGGGATGCAGGCCTGGCACGATGCGTTCGAATGGTGGGCCCGGCAGGCCTACGGCAATCGCCTGGGCGTCAACGATGCGGTTGGGCGCTTCAACGCGCAGGCGCGCGACTGGCTGGGGCAGATGCAGCAGATCGCCACCCGGTTCGCGGGGCAGGATCACAGCGCCTGTGACATCGCTGCCGCCTGGCGCGAGGCGATGGGCGCAAGCGGCGAGAATCCGTTCCCGGAAATGTTCCGCGCCATGCGCGGGCATGGCCTGCAGGGGCTGGAGCAGTGGATCGAGGATGCGTCGCCCTACCTGGATGCAATGCTCGCTGAAACACGCGGCTGGCTTGGCATGCCGGCCTTCGGCTTGGCGCGCGAGCACCAGGGGCGGGCGCAGCAGCTGGCGCAGGCGTTCATGGACTACCAGCAGGCCAGCAGCGCCTACAACGGCCTGATGCTCAAGGCCACCCAGTCGGCCTTCGAGGTGTTCGAGCGCAAGCTGGCCGAACGCGAGGAGCCGGGGCGCCAGATCGATTCGCCGCGCGCCCTGTTCGACCTGTGGGTGGATGCGGCCGAGGAGTCCTACGCGGAAATCGCGCTCTCGCCCGAGTTCCGAACGGTCTACGGCGAACTCGTGAACGCACAGATGCGGGTCCGGGCGGGCGTGCAGGCGCAGATCGAGCAGGTGGCGGCCATGTTCGACATGCCCACCCGCACCGAGCTGGACGGGGCCCATCGCAAGATCGTGGAACTGGAACGCGCGGTGCGACGCCTGCGGGATGCGCTGGAAGCGAGCCAGGCGGGCGGGGCCGAAACATCCGCGCCCGCCCCGTCGACGCGCAGCGCGGCCGGGAAGGCGGCGAAAAAGGCGGCACGGACGACGGCGAAGAAGACCGCGCGGCCCGCAAAGAAAGCCGCCGCACGCAAAGCCACGCCGACCAGGACCGCGGCAAAGAAGGCGGCTGCAAAGAAGGCGGCGAGCAAGAAGGCCGCGAAGAAGACCGGCGGGGCCGCGGGTGCAGCCCGGCGCCGGGAGGGCTGA
- a CDS encoding class III poly(R)-hydroxyalkanoic acid synthase subunit PhaC: MHGPFNIGIDRLAQEAARVQQQLGAGLKTLREIGDYDFGATAKQEVWRDGKVVLYRFIGDKTPTARVPLLLSYALVNRPYMVDLQEDRSLVKGLLARGEDVYIIDWGYPDRSDRFLTLEDYIERFLGGAVDHLRRSHGLDAINLLGICQGGTFALCYASLHPDKVRNLITMVTPVDFHTDDNMLAHWTREMDVDLFVDTLGNVPADLMNFCYLTLKPWRNFVQKYVGLVDILDDRKAVEDFLRMEKWIFDSPDQAGEAFRQFVKQFYQGNGFVNGGITIGEREVHLGLVEMPVLNVYAENDHLVPPSASVPLKDLVGSEDYTEVSFRGGHIGIYVSGRAQKQVPSAIHDWLAQRS; encoded by the coding sequence ATGCATGGACCATTCAACATCGGAATCGACCGTCTGGCGCAGGAGGCCGCCCGTGTGCAGCAGCAGCTGGGCGCCGGCCTGAAGACGCTGCGCGAGATCGGCGACTATGACTTTGGCGCCACCGCCAAACAGGAGGTGTGGCGCGACGGCAAGGTGGTGCTGTACCGGTTCATCGGCGACAAGACACCCACGGCCCGGGTGCCGCTGCTGCTGAGCTACGCGCTGGTCAACCGGCCGTACATGGTCGACCTCCAGGAGGACCGCTCGCTGGTCAAGGGTTTGCTGGCGCGCGGCGAAGACGTGTACATCATCGACTGGGGCTACCCGGACCGGTCGGACCGGTTCCTGACGCTCGAGGATTACATCGAACGCTTCCTGGGCGGGGCGGTCGACCACCTGCGTCGCAGCCATGGGCTGGATGCCATCAACCTGCTGGGGATCTGCCAGGGCGGCACGTTCGCGCTGTGCTACGCGTCGCTGCACCCCGACAAGGTCCGGAACCTGATCACCATGGTGACCCCGGTCGACTTCCACACGGATGACAACATGCTCGCGCACTGGACGCGGGAGATGGACGTGGACCTGTTCGTCGACACGCTGGGCAACGTGCCGGCGGACCTGATGAACTTCTGCTACCTCACGCTCAAGCCGTGGCGCAACTTCGTACAGAAGTATGTGGGGCTGGTGGACATCCTCGACGACCGGAAGGCCGTCGAGGACTTCCTGCGGATGGAGAAGTGGATCTTCGACTCGCCCGACCAGGCCGGCGAAGCCTTCCGGCAGTTCGTCAAGCAGTTCTATCAGGGCAATGGCTTCGTCAACGGCGGCATCACCATCGGCGAGCGCGAAGTACACCTGGGGCTGGTCGAAATGCCGGTGCTCAACGTCTACGCCGAGAATGACCACCTGGTTCCGCCCAGCGCCTCGGTGCCGCTGAAGGACCTCGTGGGCAGCGAGGACTACACCGAAGTGTCGTTCCGCGGTGGCCACATCGGCATCTATGTGTCCGGCCGGGCCCAGAAGCAGGTGCCGTCCGCAATCCACGACTGGCTCGCCCAGCGCTCGTGA
- a CDS encoding PspC domain-containing protein, giving the protein MAKPTLSRTTEDRVIAGVVGGIARRFGWNPTVLRIIYVVGSVLSAAFPGILVYLILWLLMPEGD; this is encoded by the coding sequence ATGGCCAAGCCCACGCTTTCTCGCACCACCGAAGACCGGGTGATCGCCGGCGTCGTGGGCGGCATCGCCCGCCGCTTCGGCTGGAACCCGACCGTGCTGCGGATCATCTACGTAGTGGGTTCCGTGCTGTCCGCGGCGTTCCCCGGGATCCTTGTCTACCTGATCCTCTGGCTGCTGATGCCGGAAGGCGACTGA
- a CDS encoding NRDE family protein, giving the protein MCLIALAWKVHPRWPLALIANRDELHARPTAPAGFDPEAPHVYGGRDLVAGGGWLQASTRGRLAAVTNVRTGLPADPAPLSRGALVRDFVRGSDGAIDAVQTLEDTAAGYGPFNLLLWDGRDLAFASNQPRPHHAPVAPGIHAMSNGAFDAPWPKSTFATRALEAWINACPAGGTDAGETPDIEPLFAALADRGIAPDDDLPDTGVGIELERTLSPPFVLDERYGTRCSSIVLAGEDGILFAERRFNSAGEVTGEASTVLPVD; this is encoded by the coding sequence ATGTGCCTGATCGCCCTTGCCTGGAAGGTCCACCCGCGCTGGCCGCTGGCGCTGATTGCCAATCGCGATGAACTGCATGCGCGCCCGACGGCGCCGGCCGGATTCGATCCGGAGGCGCCGCACGTCTACGGCGGCCGGGACCTGGTCGCCGGCGGCGGCTGGCTGCAGGCTTCGACCCGGGGCCGGCTGGCGGCGGTGACCAACGTACGCACGGGACTCCCGGCAGACCCGGCACCGCTCTCGCGCGGAGCATTGGTGCGGGATTTCGTTCGGGGCAGCGACGGGGCGATCGACGCCGTGCAAACCCTCGAAGACACCGCGGCCGGGTATGGGCCGTTCAACCTGCTGCTGTGGGACGGCCGCGACCTCGCGTTCGCAAGCAACCAGCCGCGGCCGCACCATGCCCCGGTGGCACCCGGCATCCACGCCATGTCCAACGGCGCATTCGATGCGCCCTGGCCGAAGAGCACGTTTGCGACGCGGGCGCTGGAAGCCTGGATCAATGCCTGCCCGGCTGGCGGGACGGACGCCGGCGAAACACCGGACATCGAACCACTGTTCGCCGCACTGGCCGACCGTGGCATTGCCCCGGACGATGATCTGCCCGACACCGGGGTGGGCATCGAGCTTGAGCGCACGCTGTCGCCGCCCTTCGTGCTCGACGAGCGATACGGCACGCGCTGCAGCAGCATCGTACTGGCGGGTGAAGACGGAATCCTGTTTGCCGAACGCCGCTTCAACAGCGCCGGCGAGGTGACAGGAGAAGCTTCAACCGTACTGCCGGTGGACTGA
- a CDS encoding VOC family protein produces the protein MGEMTTCIWFDQRQAREAAEFYASTFPDSHVGKAMHAASDYPGGEQGDELTVEFTVLGRKFLGLNGRPQFKPNESVSFMVLTEDQAETDRYWNAITSNGGSESDCGWCKDRWGFFWQITPRVLMEAMTGPDRNAAGRAMQAMMTMKKIDIAAIEAARRGDPGKG, from the coding sequence ATGGGCGAAATGACCACATGCATCTGGTTTGACCAGCGCCAGGCCCGCGAAGCGGCGGAATTCTATGCATCGACTTTTCCGGACAGCCACGTTGGCAAAGCCATGCATGCGGCTTCCGACTACCCTGGCGGCGAACAGGGCGACGAGCTGACGGTGGAATTCACCGTACTGGGGCGCAAGTTCCTTGGTCTCAACGGCCGCCCCCAGTTCAAACCCAATGAGTCCGTCAGCTTCATGGTGCTCACCGAAGACCAGGCAGAAACCGATCGCTACTGGAACGCGATCACCAGCAACGGCGGCAGCGAAAGCGACTGCGGCTGGTGCAAGGACCGCTGGGGCTTCTTCTGGCAGATCACGCCGCGCGTACTGATGGAAGCCATGACCGGCCCAGACCGCAACGCAGCCGGCCGCGCGATGCAGGCGATGATGACGATGAAGAAGATCGACATCGCCGCGATCGAGGCGGCGCGACGTGGCGATCCCGGCAAAGGCTGA
- a CDS encoding DUF1428 domain-containing protein gives MDVGSGRGAYVDGYLLPVPDGNRATYRDLAQKVADVFLEYGALRVVEAWGDDVPEGKVTDFRRAVLARDDEGVVFSWVEWPSRQVRDEAWQKARNDPRMQPQGEMRFDGKRMIYGGFETVLDD, from the coding sequence GTGGACGTCGGCAGCGGGCGCGGCGCCTACGTCGATGGATACCTGCTGCCCGTGCCGGACGGCAACCGCGCGACCTATCGGGATCTCGCGCAGAAGGTCGCGGACGTATTCCTCGAGTACGGCGCGCTACGGGTGGTCGAAGCCTGGGGCGACGACGTGCCCGAAGGCAAGGTCACGGATTTCCGCCGCGCGGTGCTGGCCCGGGACGATGAAGGGGTGGTCTTCTCCTGGGTCGAATGGCCTTCCAGGCAGGTTCGCGACGAGGCATGGCAAAAGGCCCGCAATGATCCGCGCATGCAGCCGCAGGGCGAGATGCGGTTCGACGGCAAGCGCATGATCTATGGCGGTTTTGAAACCGTGCTGGACGATTGA
- a CDS encoding helix-turn-helix domain-containing protein yields MKLEKVSGKSESGTRRWYDDACGTALALEFVGERWSLLVMRELMLGPRRFSELRADLTGISANVLSQRLAGLERSGIVRRRKLPPPASVQVYELTDWGLEAEPIFQALGRWAVRSPLHDPMRPLSAVSAMLSLRTMLRPDREPVTMTVAFRFPGNAFVGRLSPEGLEIERGDIEGADVSFDTDTTTFVTLVYGKRPIKQAEQERTLRLEGDRRLASRFVECFALPDKIAGNPEA; encoded by the coding sequence ATGAAGTTGGAAAAAGTTAGCGGCAAGAGCGAAAGCGGGACCAGGCGCTGGTATGACGACGCCTGCGGGACCGCATTGGCGCTGGAGTTCGTGGGCGAGCGGTGGTCACTGCTCGTAATGCGCGAGCTGATGCTTGGTCCGCGGCGCTTCTCCGAACTCAGGGCCGATCTCACCGGGATCAGTGCCAATGTGCTGAGCCAGCGGCTGGCAGGCCTGGAGCGGTCGGGGATCGTGCGCAGGCGCAAGCTGCCGCCACCGGCCAGCGTGCAGGTGTACGAATTGACCGATTGGGGCCTGGAGGCGGAGCCGATCTTCCAGGCGTTGGGACGCTGGGCGGTGCGTTCGCCGCTGCACGATCCCATGCGTCCGCTGTCGGCGGTGTCCGCGATGCTGTCGCTGCGCACCATGCTGCGGCCTGACCGCGAGCCAGTGACAATGACCGTTGCGTTCCGCTTCCCTGGCAACGCATTCGTCGGCCGGCTCTCGCCGGAGGGCCTGGAGATCGAGCGCGGCGACATCGAAGGGGCGGACGTGTCGTTCGACACCGATACCACCACTTTCGTGACCCTGGTCTACGGCAAGCGTCCGATCAAGCAGGCGGAGCAGGAGCGGACACTGCGCCTGGAGGGCGATCGCAGGCTGGCCAGCCGCTTTGTCGAATGCTTCGCGCTGCCGGACAAGATTGCCGGTAATCCGGAAGCGTAA
- a CDS encoding cysteine dioxygenase family protein: MSEHALPDIPFDGRDLLVEAIDGALASGDEHAVTAALREAMCKVIRDPAVQLPGCVHEPIEDHYARRELYRSPVHGYSVVAMTWGPGQGTPLHDHCGLWCVEGVWEGELEITQYELLERDGERCRFRAAGGMRAGPGSAGSLIPPHEYHTIRNASPDRIAISLHVYKGPMERCCMFLPVDGEWFERTSAALRVDRAA, from the coding sequence ATGAGCGAACACGCCCTGCCCGACATTCCGTTCGATGGCCGAGACCTCCTGGTGGAGGCGATAGACGGCGCGCTCGCCAGCGGCGACGAGCACGCCGTTACCGCGGCGCTGCGAGAGGCCATGTGCAAGGTGATCCGCGATCCTGCCGTGCAACTTCCCGGCTGCGTGCACGAGCCGATCGAGGACCACTATGCCCGGCGCGAGCTCTACCGCAGCCCGGTGCACGGCTACAGCGTGGTGGCAATGACCTGGGGACCTGGCCAGGGCACGCCGCTGCACGACCACTGCGGCCTGTGGTGCGTGGAGGGGGTGTGGGAGGGCGAGCTCGAGATCACCCAGTACGAGCTGCTGGAACGGGACGGCGAGCGCTGCCGCTTCCGTGCAGCAGGCGGCATGCGCGCGGGCCCCGGCAGCGCCGGCAGCCTGATCCCGCCGCACGAATACCACACCATCCGCAACGCCAGCCCCGACAGGATTGCCATCTCCCTGCACGTGTACAAGGGCCCGATGGAGCGGTGCTGCATGTTCTTGCCTGTGGACGGCGAATGGTTCGAGCGCACCAGCGCCGCATTGCGGGTGGACCGCGCCGCCTGA
- the tssA gene encoding type VI secretion system protein TssA, whose protein sequence is MLELDDLLAPISDDLPAGEDMSFSTEFDAIQEARRADDPTLDQGEWVTDIKYADWATAAALCEELLRTRTKDLRVGAWLTEANARLHGFPGLARGFRALAGLCNQHWDQVHPQDRDADHEERIGNFGWLLANAVQWIRAVPITQATQGRYGLGDFEAAHARGPEEAGSEQPGLEDLEAARRDTPHGFYMQLMTDVPDCREALLELQAAVDARLGTEGPSFTPVIEQLDHLQRTVTRFARDAGVLVDGESGNAGAALDAPAIAGEAPAGNGGPINSRRQALAQLREVAEFFRRTEPHSPVAYLADKAASWGEMPLHVWLKRVIKDDTTLSQMEELLDVDAGQEQYSG, encoded by the coding sequence ATGCTGGAACTGGATGACCTGCTGGCCCCGATTTCCGACGACCTCCCCGCGGGCGAGGACATGTCGTTCTCCACCGAATTCGACGCGATCCAGGAAGCCCGTCGCGCCGACGACCCCACCCTCGACCAGGGCGAGTGGGTCACCGACATCAAGTACGCCGACTGGGCCACCGCCGCGGCGCTCTGCGAGGAGCTGCTGCGCACCCGCACCAAGGACCTGCGCGTCGGCGCGTGGCTGACGGAGGCCAATGCACGGCTGCATGGCTTTCCCGGGCTTGCGCGCGGCTTCCGTGCCCTTGCCGGCCTGTGCAACCAGCACTGGGACCAGGTGCACCCGCAGGACCGGGACGCCGACCATGAGGAACGCATCGGCAACTTCGGCTGGCTGCTCGCCAACGCCGTCCAGTGGATCCGCGCGGTGCCGATCACCCAGGCAACGCAGGGCCGCTATGGCCTTGGCGACTTCGAGGCCGCCCATGCGCGCGGCCCCGAGGAGGCAGGCAGCGAACAGCCTGGCCTGGAAGACCTGGAAGCAGCGCGGCGCGACACGCCGCACGGCTTCTATATGCAGTTGATGACCGACGTGCCCGACTGCCGGGAGGCGCTGCTGGAGCTGCAGGCCGCCGTGGACGCGCGCCTTGGCACCGAGGGACCCAGCTTCACCCCGGTGATCGAGCAGCTCGACCACCTGCAGCGCACGGTCACCCGCTTTGCGCGCGACGCCGGCGTGCTGGTCGACGGCGAAAGCGGCAATGCCGGCGCCGCGCTTGATGCGCCAGCCATCGCCGGTGAAGCCCCAGCTGGCAATGGCGGCCCGATCAACTCACGCCGCCAGGCCCTGGCCCAGTTGCGCGAGGTGGCCGAGTTCTTCCGCCGCACGGAGCCGCACAGCCCGGTTGCCTACCTCGCGGACAAGGCCGCCAGCTGGGGCGAGATGCCGCTGCACGTCTGGCTCAAGCGCGTGATCAAGGACGACACCACGCTCTCGCAGATGGAGGAACTGCTGGACGTCGATGCCGGACAGGAGCAGTACTCCGGCTGA